Proteins from one Candida orthopsilosis Co 90-125, chromosome 2 draft sequence genomic window:
- a CDS encoding Trm2 tRNA methyltransferase — translation MAPVAENKKRPITLPPEAEQPQKKVRTHRKRNKTKKYKHKRIDPTSPFGVLEYEIKELCEEYNLTLDEISNDMKGVLNNAAIQESYHRQVEHVSILCFTSNGDSLALVPHIDELKKKQVVVVPFGIPGDEVTIKIFKTHPLFAEADLLSIQSPSKLRDNSIIKCRYFGKCSGCQFQDITYDEQLNIKRQTIVNAFKHFAPQLSELKKLPQVLETQGSPLQYNYRTKLTPHFDIATKKTGADLEHRPNFGFGAKGRPTWRKSDFGPAGSILDIEECNIGTQVVNIGLRNERKRLESTYKTYEKGATILLREDTKVKDGTFELGEASRDEDGQVSSVTKEAENKTLVKTCVTESRQVVQEIINEFKFEFSAGEFFQNNNSILSLVTSYVKSNLLQSKPNYLVDAYCGSGLFSITCSENVSKVIGVEVSADSVKFARHNAQLNKIENAQFIVGKAEEIFKDINTPADQTSVILDPPRKGCDDVFLNQLSAYNPAKVVYISCNVHSQARDIEWFLTNTENGSKYEVESIKGFDFFPQTHHVESVAVLSLR, via the coding sequence atggcaCCAGTAgctgaaaataaaaagagaCCAATCACACTACCTCCTGAGGCTGAACAGCCCCAGAAAAAAGTTAGGACTCatcgaaaaagaaacaagacCAAGAAGTACAAGCATAAACGAATTGATCCTACCAGTCCATTTGGAGTTTTGGAGTATGAAATAAAGGAGTTATGTGAAGAATACAATCTTACTCTTGATGAGATATCCAACGATATGAAAGGCGTTTTAAACAATGCCGCCATACAAGAGTCATACCACCGACAAGTTGAACATGTTAGTATATTATGTTTCACATCCAACGGAGATTCACTTGCATTGGTACCACATATCgatgagttgaaaaagaaacaagttGTCGTTGTACCATTCGGCATACCTGGTGATGAGGTTACTatcaaaatattcaaaacGCATCCATTATTCGCCGAAGCTGATTTGTTATCCATACAATCTCCATCCAAGTTACGTGACAATTCTATTATCAAGTGTCGATATTTTGGTAAATGCTCAGGTTGTCAATTCCAAGACATCACCTAtgatgaacaattgaatatcaAGAGACAGACCATTGTCAATGCGTTCAAACATTTTGCACCACAATTATCggagttgaagaaattgccCCAGGTGCTAGAAACCCAGGGATCTCCTTTACAGTACAATTATAGAACCAAATTGACGCCTCATTTCGATATAGCTACTAAAAAGACTGGTGCAGATTTAGAGCATCGTCCTAATTTTGGGTTTGGAGCAAAGGGAAGACCAACGTGGAGGAAAAGCGATTTTGGTCCCGCTGGGTCAATATTGGACATTGAGGAGTGCAACATAGGTACGCAAGTTGTCAATATAGGGTTGCGCAATGAACGCAAGAGATTGGAGAGCACTTACAAGACGTATGAAAAGGGagcaacaattttattaCGCGAAGATACAAAAGTGAAGGATGGTACTTTTGAACTAGGGGAAGCATCAAGAGACGAGGATGGGCAAGTTTCAAGTGTAACTAAAGAAGCGGAGAACAAAACTTTAGTCAAAACATGTGTTACTGAGTCACGTCAAGTTGTTCaagaaatcatcaatgagtttaaatttgaattttcaGCCGGtgaatttttccaaaataacAATTCCATCTTGTCATTGGTCACCAGTTACGTTAAATCCAACTTATTACAATCAAAACCCAACTATCTTGTCGATGCTTATTGCGGATCAGGTTTATTTTCCATCACATGTTCGGAGAATGTATCTAAAGTAATTGGAGTTGAAGTTAGTGCTGATTCGGTCAAGTTTGCTCGTCATAATGCCCAActcaacaagattgaaaatgcaCAGTTCATTGTTGGTAAAGCAGAGGAAATTTTTAAAGACATTAATACTCCAGCTGATCAAACCTCGGTTATTCTCGACCCTCCAAGAAAAGGATGTGACGATGtgtttttgaatcaattgagtgCTTACAACCCGGCAAAGGTTGTGTACATATCATGTAATGTGCATTCACAAGCTAGAGATATAGAATGGTTTTTGACCAACACCGAAAATGGATCAAAGTATGAGGTGGAGAGTATTAAAGGATTTGACTTTTTCCCGCAAACTCATCATGTCGAATCGGTTGCAGTATTGTCTTTGAGGTAG
- a CDS encoding Rps21 predicted ribosomal protein, producing the protein MSSEAPKRQFGGRRRGGPRRGRREEEKGWTPVTKLGRLVKAGKITSVEEIYLHSLPVKEFQIIDLLLPELKDEVMKIRSVQKQTRAGQRTRMKAVVVIGDSNGHVGLGIKTAKEVASAIKAAIVIAKLSIIPIRRGYWGSNLGQPHSLPCKVTGKCGSVTIRLIPAPRGKGIVASPAVKKLLQLAGVEDVYTQSNGSTRTTENTLKATFVAIGNTYGFLTPNLWKETPLVASPLEVYAEEAAAGKKRY; encoded by the coding sequence ATGTCATCAGAAGCTCCAAAAAGACAATTCGGTGgtagaagaagaggagggccaagaagaggaagaagagaagaagaaaaaggaTGGACTCCAGTTACCAAATTAGGTAGATTGGTGAAGGCAGGTAAGATTACCAGCGTTGAAGAAATCTACTTGCACTCATTGCCAGTTAaggaatttcaaatcattgatttgttgttgccagaattgaaagatgaagttATGAAGATTAGATCtgttcaaaaacaaaccaGAGCTGGTCAAAGAACCAGAATGAAGGCTGTTGTTGTCATTGGTGATTCAAACGGTCACGTTGGTTTGGGTATCAAGACCGCCAAGGAAGTTGCCTCTGCTATCAAGGCCGCTATTGTCATTGCTAAATTGTCAATCATTCCAATCAGAAGAGGTTATTGGGGTTCTAACTTGGGTCAACCACACTCTTTGCCATGTAAGGTCACTGGTAAATGTGGTTCCGTTACTATTAGATTGATCCCAGCCCCAAGAGGTAAAGGTATTGTTGCTTCCCCAGCtgtcaagaaattgttgcaattggCTGGTGTTGAAGATGTCTATACCCAATCTAACGGTTCTACTAGAACTACTGAAAACACCTTGAAGGCTACCTTCGTTGCTATTGGTAACACCTACGGTTTCTTGACTCCTAACTTGTGGAAGGAAACCCCATTGGTTGCATCCCCATTGGAAGTTTACGCTGAAGAAGCTGCTGCTGGTAAAAAGAGATACTAA
- a CDS encoding Crl1 RHO GTPase, which translates to MQSKRSSFISSMSPSKHSSPQFQTSPNFNPYETIQEQQKQLSELYQSQSKLKIVTKDDPTIPNYKEIPMSGKKSDYSMKIVVAGDGAVGKTCLLVSYTQNKFPEIYVPTVFENYVTTLAAPNGKSFELALWDTAGQEEYDRLRPLSYRDADLILICFALDNLTSLVNIKDKWFPEIKHYCPTVPIILVGTKSDLQGYIQPELPPQVAMEIGAITYIECSAKEMYQVRAVFNLSLEHFQKEMERQEQFQASNKRRLLRRSNAGVSSSGNYGHLRNKSSTSSSKRGHKQNGSLSSSVLIDEPLTEDTYQSNPYGSFNGDSRNNGEFDFINERKKMEKKKCVIL; encoded by the coding sequence ATGCAATCTAAACGTCTGTCTTTCATTTCATCGATGTCTCCATCTAAGCATTCATCGCCTCAATTCCAAACACTGCCAAACTTCAATCCATATGAGACTATAcaggaacaacaaaagcaattAAGTGAGTTATACCAACTGCAGTCTAAGTTGAAAATCGTAACTAAAGATGATCCAACGATACCAAATTACAAAGAAATACCAATGTCGGGGAAAAAGTCCGACTATAGTATGAAGATCGTTGTTGCGGGTGATGGTGCTGTGGGTAAAACGTGCTTGTTGGTGAGCTATACCCAAAACAAATTCCCCGAGATTTATGTCCCCAccgtttttgaaaattatgtCACAACATTGGCAGCTCCCAATGGTAAATCATTCGAATTAGCATTATGGGATACTGCCGGTCAGGAGGAATATGATCGTTTAAGACCATTGAGTTATCGTGATGCcgatttgatattgatatGTTTTGCATTGGACAACCTTACAAGTTTAGTAAATATTAAAGATAAATGGTTTCCAGAGATTAAGCATTATTGTCCTACTGTACCCATTATTCTTGTAGGGACCAAATCTGATTTACAGGGCTACATTCAGCCAGAACTTCCTCCTCAAGTTGCAATGGAAATAGGGGCTATCACATATATTGAATGCTCGGCCAAAGAAATGTATCAAGTCAGGGCGGTGTTTAATCTTTCCCTTGAGCATTTTCAGAAAGAAATGGAGAGACAAGAACAATTCCAGGCAAGTAATAAAAGAAGGCTCCTAAGACGTTCAAATGCCGGAGTGTCGTCCAGCGGAAATTATGGGCATTtaagaaacaaaagtaGTACATCTTCAAGTAAACGAGGTCACAAACAAAACGGATCATTGAGTTCCAGTgtattgattgatgaaccATTGACTGAAGATACGTATCAGAGTAATCCATATGGAAGCTTTAATGGTGATTCACGTAACAACGGtgagtttgattttattaACGAACGAAagaaaatggaaaagaaaaaatgTGTTATATTGTAG
- a CDS encoding glycogen synthesis initiator — translation MTNAIFTLVYNPDYLAGALVLGIQLQKIRQVSSHDFALGILVDKLQFTTPQLDKLFKYYDEVIDVSPLESTIYFKLENDLGRPELGKTFTKVKLWSLDKYDKVLYLDADTLPLLPSDNATSVADLLRLEFPQDKVIAAPDSGFPDIFNSGVLLLKPNQKTYDDLVALVKESADNPDVSFDGADQGLLNQYFNSQPDWVVQLLSKDKANVEQRQNIDNNWIKLPFLYNVTPSSTYEYLPAIKHFHGEPSAPEGVDCRDGGFDQRSNDQKILDSTSETLSRYHFAATQYVVANASQIKVFHFIGPYKPWSSSSTVSGIHKDWWKLWIEEFGQRSVQEVIYDRSSPSPTFASREIESSNKQETNAKSRTTKKRPVSASDPYALLDPANYQHLPDNVKPSLDSLWDPSKESPPKIDRSREVSSGGDTFEEQLRKSYDNQWDPRNVGDNQAHKEGSVVGGADAVEYLISQFESSQQAKQPTSFQRPDIYGHKFVKPERVFDSSSDYVPRHILRDLEKVNIGTEADDTRPHQPETSRLSKQVSDFNAINESLERQGYVSADYFEEVYDEDREAGTGETFANDKGVVGEEEDNGTPAPKLFPWEFKGCHRPERVFD, via the coding sequence ATGACAAACGCTATCTTTACCCTTGTTTACAATCCCGACTACCTTGCCGGTGCATTGGTCCTTGGAATCCAATTACAGAAAATTAGACAAGTTTCGAGCCATGACTTCGCTCTTGGAATATTAgttgataaattacaaTTCACCACCCCTCAGTTGGATAAACTATTCAAGTATTACGACGAAGTCATCGATGTTTCACCTTTGGAATCGACTATCTATTTTAAGTTGGAAAACGACTTAGGAAGACCCGAATTGGGAAAGACATTTACTAAAGTCAAACTTTGGTCATTGGATAAATATGACAAAGTTTTGTATTTAGATGCTGATACTCTACCATTACTTCCATCGGATAATGCTACATCTGTTGCTGATCTATTGAGATTAGAGTTCCCACAAGATAAGGTTATAGCTGCACCTGACTCTGGGTTTCCcgacattttcaattctggTGTGCTCTTGTTGAAACCGAATCAAAAGACATATGATGACTTAGTTGCATTGGTTAAGGAGTCTGCTGATAATCCCGatgtttcttttgatggTGCTGATCAAGGTCTTTTAAATCAGTACTTTAATTCTCAGCCGGACTGGGTGGTACAATTGTTAAGCAAGGATAAGGCGaatgttgaacaaagacAGAATATTGATAATAATTGGATTAAATTGCCATTTTTGTACAATGTGACACCTTCATCGACATATGAATATTTGCCAGCAATCAAGCATTTCCATGGTGAGCCTTCTGCTCCAGAAGGTGTTGATTGTAGGGATGGTGGTTTCGACCAACGAAGCAATGACCAAAAAATCTTGGATCTGACGTCTGAAACGTTACTGCGTTATCATTTTGCTGCAACACAATATGTTGTTGCCAATGCTTCGCAGATCAAAGTGTTTCACTTTATTGGTCCATACAAGCCCTGGTCATCCTCATCCACTGTCAGTGGAATCCACAAAGATTGGTGGAAATTGTGGATCGAGGAGTTTGGACAAAGATCAGTGCAGGAGGTAATTTACGATCGATCGTCACCTTCGCCTACTTTTGCCTCGCgtgaaattgaatcaagCAACAAACAGGAAACAAATGCTAAGTCACGTACTACAAAAAAGAGACCTGTAAGTGCATCAGACCCCTATGCATTATTAGACCCAGCCAATTATCAGCATTTACCTGACAATGTCAAGCCCAGTCTTGACTCATTGTGGGATCCCTCCAAAGAGTCACCACCAAAGATTGATCGATCAAGGGAAGTGAGTAGCGGAGGCGATACATTTGAAGAACAGTTGAGGAAACTGTATGATAATCAATGGGATCCTCGCAATGTGGGAGATAATCAAGCTCATAAAGAGGGTAGCGTAGTTGGTGGTGCTGATGCAGTAGAGTACCTTATTTCGCAATTTGAACTGTCTCAACAAGCAAAGCAACCTACATCATTCCAAAGACCCGATATTTATGGACATAAATTTGTCAAACCTGAAAGGGTGTTTGATTCGTCGTCTGATTATGTACCTAGACATATCTTACGAGATCTTGAGAAGGTCAATATAGGTACCGAGGCGGATGACACAAGACCTCATCAACCTGAAACGTCTCGGTTGTCAAAACAGGTTTCTGATTTTAATGCCATCAACGAGTCATTGGAAAGACAAGGCTATGTCAGTGCAGActattttgaagaagtttaTGATGAGGATCGAGAAGCAGGCACTGGAGAGACATTTGCTAATGACAAGGGGGTTGTGGGGGAGGAAGAGGACAATGGCACACCTGCACCAAAATTATTTCCTTGGGAGTTCAAAGGCTGCCATAGGCCGGAAAGAGTGTTTGATTAG
- a CDS encoding Rps21b protein (protein similar to ribosomal protein S21), with translation MENDKGQLVELYVPRKCSATNRIIKAKDHASVQISIAKVDEEGRAIPGENISYTLSGYVRGRGEADDSLNRLAQQDGLLKNVWSYSR, from the exons ATGGAAAACGATAAAGGTCAATTA GTCGAATTATACGTCCCAAGAAAATGTTCTGCTACCAACAGAATTATTAAAGCTAAGGATCATGCTTCTGTCCAAATCTCAATTGCTAAAGTTGACGAAGAAGGAAGAGCTATTCCAGGTGAAAACATCTCATACACTTTGAGTGGTTACGTTAGAGGTAGAGGTGAAGCTGATGATTCATTGAACAGATTGGCTCAACAAGATGGtttattgaagaatgtCTGGTCTTACTCTCGTTAA
- a CDS encoding Abc1 ubiquinol-cytochrome-c reductase codes for MSLSKRVYEIAVVTNSFINIAEGSAKIVSNDVCDFYRNSNIVNTVKSQCDSSKSMWDEAQSLSQQARRHAARNASSFNGFQQTRAYSTKSFYPGEDVSLDTDTLPVNTNLPEKIATIEPEKPKLREFELTQSEIPSSRLARIFHYGSLAANMSLNAATQGLKHYASGNTSPMTMKSLFLSPKNIESMARKFSKMRGAALKIGQMLSFQDASILPKEVQQILLRVQNSAHYMPPGQLERVMVGDLGNNWRERLFTSFDDVPIAAASIGQVHTAVTEDLTPVVVKVQYPGVANSIDSDLNNMLMILTASSLLPAGLFLDKTVANARVELKWECDYIREAQNLIRMREFLKDDEVFEVPRVFHNACGEHVITMERMRGTEIVKGNWDQSTKNWIATQIMRLCLLEIKKFKFMQTDPNWANFLFNEKTNKIELLDFGAARDYSDKFIVNYVRLLRAAVKKDPKRVEELSLELGYLTGLESPGMTQAHVDSVMCLGEAFSPIDNNGHPFNFTKQTITDRVKGNIGLMLSERLTPPPEETYSLHRKLSGVFLLCARLNATVPCEDLFRDIIGYED; via the coding sequence ATGTCACTAAGTAAAAGGGTTTATGAGATTGCAGTTGTTACAAActcattcatcaatatagCAGAAGGTTCTGCAAAgattgtttcaaatgatgTGTGTGATTTCTACCGCAATAGTAATATAGTAAACACAGTAAAAAGCCAATGTGATTCCAGCAAATCTATGTGGGATGAAGCCCAATCTTTATCACAACAAGCAAGAAGACACGCTGCAAGGAATGCAAGCTCATTTAATGgatttcaacaaacacGTGCTTATTCAACTAAGTCATTCTACCCAGGTGAGGATGTCAGTCTAGACACTGATACATTACCTGTAAATACAAACTTACCAGAGAAGATTGCTACCATTGAACCggaaaaaccaaaattgagaGAGTTTGAACTAACGCAAAGTGAGATACCTAGTTCAAGGTTGGCAAGAATTTTCCACTACGGATCATTGGCTGCTAATATGAGTTTAAATGCTGCTACACAAGGTTTGAAACATTATGCATCTGGTAATACATCCCCTATGACAATGAAGTCGTTATTCTTGTCAccaaaaaatattgaaagTATGGCTAgaaagttttccaaaatgagAGGAGCCGCTTTGAAGATTGGACAGATGCTCTCCTTTCAAGATGCATCGATATTGCCCAAGGAGGTTCAACAGATTTTGCTTCGAGTACAGAATTCGGCGCATTATATGCCACCAGGACAATTGGAAAGAGTCATGGTTGGTGATTTAGGAAATAACTGGCGTGAACGTTTGTTTACCTCATTTGACGACGTACCTATTGCTGCTGCTTCAATTGGCCAGGTACACACTGCTGTGACTGAAGATTTGACTCCGGTGGTTGTCAAAGTACAGTATCCAGGAGTGGCAAACTCCATTGATTCTGATTTGAACAACATGttaatgattttgacaGCTTCATCGTTATTACCAGCTGGATTATTCTTGGACAAGACAGTTGCAAACGCCAGAGTTGAGTTGAAATGGGAATGTGATTATATTAGAGAAGCACAAAATTTGATAAGAATGAGggagtttttgaaagatgatgaagtatTTGAGGTACCAAGGGTTTTCCACAATGCATGTGGTGAACATGTTATTACCATGGAAAGAATGAGGGGTACCGAAATTGTCAAGGGAAACTGGGACCAATCTACCAAGAACTGGATTGCCACACAAATTATGAGATTATGTTTGTTAGAAATTAAGAAATTCAAGTTTATGCAAACTGACCCAAATTGGGCCAATTTCCTATTTAATGAaaaaaccaacaaaattgagCTTTTGGATTTCGGAGCCGCTCGTGACTACAGCGACAAGTTTATCGTTAATTATGTCAGATTGTTGCGTGCTGCTGTTAAGAAGGACCCCAAAAGGGTTGAAGAGTTGTCCCTCGAGTTAGGATATTTGACTGGATTGGAATCTCCAGGAATGACTCAGGCTCATGTTGATTCGGTTATGTGTTTGGGTGAAGCATTCTCACCAATTGACAACAATGGTCATCCATTTAATTTCACAAAGCAAACAATCACTGACAGGGTTAAAGGAAACATTGGTTTAATGTTGAGTGAAAGATTGACCCCACCACCTGAAGAAACATACTCCTTACACAGAAAATTGAGTGGTGTTTTCTTACTCTGTGCAAGGTTGAATGCTACTGTCCCATGTGAAGACTTGTTTAGGGACATTATCGGTTACGAAGATTAA
- a CDS encoding Nab2 protein (S. cerevisiae homolog NAB2 has RNA binding, has role in regulation of mRNA stability, mRNA poly(A)+ mRNA export from nucleus and localizes to cytoplasm, nucleus) has product MSLNIPSNILEELRPGLESEIVNRYHVEKDEAYDIAEYIIFLIKNKSSREEVVKEILDVGEFPGDESFMNLVFEEIANIQRKHQPGTNGASTGARDEYVPSAASQNQEENYVPSPGPGAPQTPQAPRPMNTPGAPPTSIHTKPRPSGPSVPAGPKRMSEQEKLALRSKRFGTDPSTRNGSHNSINKGGITKSRTNDRGNTRRPLQATEKLEKFIATGSASSDGVTRFAHRKPKGRCSLFPKCTVTNCELAHPTKECYLYPNCPNPPGTCNYLHPDQDQELIAKLEESNREYQEQRKRMIELQQGTCKFGAKCAKESCPFAHPTPANPEAKIETLEFCSSGVNCQDHECKKAHPRAPNASVKPLPTLNELALEQCKYGMNCTNYKCVRRHATSGVPCRAGLQCKRVDCTFSHPFREMCRFGAACHIATCMYQHPEGRTMVSNTWTKNPQEQSQNQVNERQFAVGEDQVMEQVVQQ; this is encoded by the coding sequence ATGTCACTTAACATTCCATCAAACATTTTAGAAGAGCTCAGACCTGGACTAGAGAGTGAGATCGTAAACAGATACCATGTGGAGAAGGATGAGGCCTACGACATTGCCGAATACATAATATTCTTgattaaaaataaaagcTCGAGGGAGGAAGTCGTTAAAGAGATACTAGATGTCGGGGAATTCCCTGGAGATGAATCTTTCATGAACCTCgtttttgaagaaattgcaaatattCAGCGCAAGCATCAACCAGGAACAAATGGGGCAAGTACCGGTGCGAGAGATGAATATGTCCCTTCTGCTGCCAGCCAAAATCAGGAAGAAAATTATGTTCCAAGTCCTGGACCAGGTGCGCCTCAAACACCCCAAGCGCCTCGTCCTATGAATACACCTGGAGCTCCACCAACTAGTATTCATACCAAGCCACGTCCTTCTGGACCAAGTGTACCAGCAGGGCCAAAACGAATGTCTGAACAAGAAAAACTTGCTTTGAGaagcaaaagatttggTACTGATCCATCTACACGTAACGGTAGCCATAACTCAATTAATAAAGGTGGAATCACTAAGTCAAGGACAAACGATCGTGGAAATACAAGGAGACCGCTACAAGCAACAgaaaagttggaaaagttTATTGCTACTGGCAGTGCTAGTCTGGATGGTGTAACTAGGTTTGCACATCGTAAACCAAAGGGAAGATGCTCTCTTTTTCCCAAATGTACAGTCACAAATTGTGAGTTGGCTCATCCAACTAAGGAGTGCTATCTTTACCCCAACTGCCCTAATCCACCTGGAACTTGTAATTATTTACACCCGGACCAAGATCAAGAGTTGATTGCGAAATTAGAGGAGTCAAATAGAGAGTaccaagaacaaagaaagagaatGATTGAATTACAGCAAGGAACTTGTAAATTTGGTGCCAAATGTGCTAAAGAAAGTTGTCCATTTGCCCATCCCACACCAGCGAATCCGGAAgctaaaattgaaacattaGAGTTTTGTTCTAGTGGAGTCAATTGTCAAGACCATGAATGTAAAAAAGCGCACCCAAGAGCACCAAATGCCAGTGTCAAACCATTACCAACACTCAATGAACTTGCTTTGGAGCAGTGTAAATATGGTATGAATTGCACCAATTACAAATGTGTTAGAAGACACGCAACATCTGGTGTTCCTTGTCGTGCTGGTCTTCAGTGCAAAAGAGTTGATTGTACTTTTAGTCATCCGTTTAGAGAGATGTGTCGTTTTGGAGCTGCATGTCACATTGCCACATGTATGTACCAGCATCCTGAAGGCAGAACTATGGTATCAAACACGTGGACGAAGAATCCCCAAgaacaaagtcaaaatcAAGTCAATGAACGCCAGTTTGCTGTTGGTGAGGACCAAGTTATGGAGCAAGTTGTTCAACAGTAG
- a CDS encoding Lcb3 protein (S. cerevisiae homolog LCB3 has sphingosine-1-phosphate phosphatase activity, has role in calcium-mediated signaling and localizes to endoplasmic reticulum) → MYQSTKNEVEVESELKHRDKLQGSKDNAPANEEMEDHSGDAGNQADDHYKQRLSPFRYKLRSYLLPFVRHETDVLYKLQSKLRNPVFDFYFAWTANLASHTFYILMLPPSVWFGASKMARDLVHVLGWGIYLTGFLKDYFCLPRPRSPPLHRITMSSYTTQEYGFPSSHSANATAVTLVVMSNIIMNQGAYDTKTYYSLIAGLAIYYFSLIFGRLYTGMHGFLDIFTGSAVGLAVFLFRFYLGEKWDTLMFSHGYTFGIALILGLYLFMIHIYPEPIDDCPCFDDSVAFVGVLIGLDLSHLIGYQTRLFFNLNDFGDYYLVPFVNNGGTFKILARFFLGVGLVITWKSISKPVIFTILPPVYKIIGVYLPRRNYISTAHTRDPTRHIRSTSISNDVDQIGNFNKFIKGVSDHSQLDSYGPSSDIDYYEIMDYNKGKKGKPINLEKLNFKSGVFKDRYDVEIVGRLIIYAGVSTASVWAFYYAAKYLHL, encoded by the coding sequence ATGTATCAATCAACTAAAAATGAGGTTGAAGTAGAGCTGGAGCTCAAACATAGAGACAAACTACAGGGCTCAAAAGACAATGCACCAGCCAACGAAGAAATGGAAGACCACTCGGGTGACGCCGGAAATCAGGCAGATGATCATTACAAACAACGATTATCCCCATTTAGATACAAATTACGATCTTACTTGTTGCCCTTTGTGCGACATGAAACTGATGTGTTATACAAGCTACAATCCAAGTTACGAAATCctgtatttgatttttattttgcTTGGACTGCCAATTTGGCAAGCCATACATTCTACATCTTAATGCTACCACCATCTGTATGGTTTGGTGCTAGTAAAATGGCAAGAGATTTGGTTCATGTTTTAGGGTGGGGTATATACTTGACTGggtttttgaaagattatttttgtttacctAGGCCGAGATCACCCCCTTTACATAGAATTACTATGTCTAGTTATACTACTCAAGAGTATGGATTTCCTTCATCGCATTCTGCTAATGCCACCGCCGTCACTTTGGTTGTAATGAGCAATATTATCATGAACCAGGGAGCCTATGATACCAAAACATATTACAGTCTCATTGCCGGACTTGCAATTTATTACTTTTCACTAATATTTGGAAGATTGTACACTGGCATGCACGGATTTCTTGACATCTTTACTGGATCTGCTGTGGGTTTAGCTGTGTTTTTGTTTCGCTTCTATTTGGGTGAAAAATGGGATACTTTGATGTTTAGTCACGGATACACGTTTGGTATTGCATTAATTTTAGGTCTTTATTTGTTCATGATTCATATTTATCCAGAACCGATTGATGATTGCCCATGTTTTGATGACTCGGTTGCTTTTGTTGGAGTGTTGATTGGATTGGATTTGAGTCATCTCATTGGTTATCAAACGAGGctatttttcaatttaaacGATTTTGGGGATTATTATCTCGTACCCTTTGTTAACAACGGAGGCACCTTCAAGATCCTTGCTCGATTTTTCCTTGGAGTCGGTTTGGTAATCACTTGGAAATCGATATCGAAGCCAGTTATATTCACTATTTTACCTCCTGTGTACAAGATTATTGGTGTGTATCTCCCAAGAAGAAACTATATCTCGACCGCCCATACTAGAGATCCTACCAGACACATTAGATCTACATCCATTTCCAATGATGTTGACCAAATTGGtaacttcaacaaatttataAAGGGAGTATCTGATCATAGTCAACTCGATTCATATGGACCAAGCAGCGATATTGATTACTACGAGATCATGGACTATAACAAAGGCAAAAAGGGTaaaccaatcaatttggaaaagctTAACTTCAAAAGTGGTGTTTTCAAAGACCGATACGATGTGGAGATTGTAGGTCGATTGATTATTTATGCGGGTGTATCAACTGCCTCGGTGTGGGCATTCTATTACGCTGCTAaatatcttcatttgtGA